A single genomic interval of candidate division TA06 bacterium harbors:
- a CDS encoding HD domain-containing protein: MEQCSSAFDKLVRIGIALSSVRELEKLLELIVSESRAFANCDAGSLYIKEGDHLNFVVSQNDTLAAREGKKAEEMLFKPFPVPISNKSLSGYVANTGTLVNIPDAYAIPDSAEYHFDRSFDQRVSYRTTSMLQLPMKDAQGGVIGVLQLINAKDENGKIIPFNKDSEELMLSVASQAAVAVKNAQLNKEIKEAHLDTIMRLGLAAEYRDKETGGHIHRMSHYSAIIAKMMDLPQEMVEAIRLASPMHDVGKVGIPDAILLKPGHLNVLERKIMESHTIIGAEILKDSAVPMLQLSQTVAMTHHEKWDGTGYPNKFKGQEIPLEGRIVALADVFDALSNKRVYKPAMSLPETMQIITETSGTHFDPAVTEAFVKGMDQVMEVYEKYKEV; this comes from the coding sequence ATGGAACAGTGCAGCAGCGCCTTCGATAAACTGGTCAGGATCGGCATCGCCCTTTCCTCGGTGCGGGAGCTGGAGAAACTGCTGGAGTTGATCGTAAGCGAGTCACGGGCTTTCGCCAACTGCGACGCCGGCAGCCTGTACATCAAGGAAGGCGACCACCTGAATTTCGTGGTCAGCCAGAACGATACCCTGGCCGCCCGGGAGGGCAAGAAGGCCGAGGAGATGCTGTTCAAGCCATTTCCGGTGCCCATCTCCAACAAATCCCTCTCCGGCTATGTGGCCAACACCGGGACCTTGGTCAACATCCCGGATGCCTACGCCATCCCCGATTCGGCCGAATACCATTTTGACAGGTCGTTCGACCAGAGGGTCAGTTACCGCACCACCTCCATGCTGCAGCTGCCGATGAAGGACGCTCAGGGCGGGGTGATCGGGGTACTGCAGCTGATCAACGCCAAGGACGAAAACGGGAAGATAATTCCCTTCAACAAGGACTCCGAGGAGCTGATGCTCTCGGTGGCCTCCCAGGCGGCGGTGGCCGTCAAGAACGCCCAGTTGAACAAGGAGATCAAGGAAGCCCATCTGGACACCATCATGCGGCTGGGCCTGGCGGCCGAGTACCGGGACAAGGAGACCGGAGGCCACATCCACCGGATGAGCCACTATTCCGCCATCATCGCCAAGATGATGGATCTGCCCCAGGAAATGGTGGAGGCCATTCGCCTGGCCAGTCCCATGCACGACGTGGGCAAGGTGGGCATCCCCGACGCCATCCTGCTGAAGCCCGGCCACCTGAACGTGCTGGAGAGGAAGATCATGGAGTCCCACACCATCATCGGGGCAGAGATACTCAAGGACTCGGCGGTGCCGATGCTGCAGCTTTCCCAGACCGTGGCCATGACCCATCACGAAAAGTGGGACGGCACAGGCTACCCCAACAAGTTCAAGGGCCAGGAGATCCCGCTGGAGGGCCGGATAGTGGCCCTGGCCGACGTCTTTGACGCCCTGTCCAACAAGCGGGTCTACAAGCCGGCCATGTCCCTGCCTGAGACCATGCAGATCATCACCGAGACCTCCGGCACACATTTCGACCCGGCGGTGACGGAGGCCTTTGTCAAGGGAATGGACCAGGTGATGGAGGTCTACGAGAAGTACAAGGAAGTCTGA
- a CDS encoding MBL fold metallo-hydrolase, producing the protein MQITHYGVRGSIPAPGHDTVDFGGNTTCVEVVTSKGQRLIIDCGTGIRKLGLNLLKEKEVPEIPIFVTHVHWDHIQGLPFFLPIYMSRFKIRFLGAKESFGRLYSTLYDQMDGYVFPAKLQEVQSNINYQVVDDDEGFNLGEMHCDIIRNNHPVPTYGVKIHDQGKTFCFLTDNELNIDKPQTEYKKFVDFCAGADLLIHDAQYTEDDMKRTRGWGHSTFLEVIKLAEDAGVKSLGFHHHDPERSDRQLEQIIGEMKANTKIHIFGAREGEKLEV; encoded by the coding sequence ATGCAGATCACCCATTACGGAGTGAGGGGCTCGATCCCGGCGCCGGGGCATGACACCGTTGATTTCGGCGGCAACACCACCTGCGTGGAGGTGGTCACCAGCAAGGGCCAAAGGCTGATCATCGACTGCGGCACCGGCATCCGCAAGCTGGGACTGAATCTTTTAAAGGAAAAAGAAGTGCCCGAGATTCCGATCTTCGTGACCCACGTCCACTGGGACCACATCCAGGGTCTGCCTTTCTTTCTGCCGATCTATATGTCCCGTTTCAAGATCCGCTTTCTGGGGGCCAAGGAAAGCTTCGGCCGCCTGTATTCCACCCTCTACGACCAGATGGACGGCTACGTCTTTCCGGCCAAGCTGCAGGAGGTCCAGTCCAACATCAATTACCAGGTGGTGGACGACGACGAGGGCTTTAACCTGGGCGAGATGCACTGCGACATCATTCGCAACAACCACCCGGTGCCCACCTACGGGGTCAAGATCCACGACCAGGGAAAGACCTTCTGTTTTTTGACCGACAACGAGCTGAACATAGACAAGCCGCAGACCGAGTACAAAAAGTTCGTGGATTTCTGCGCCGGTGCCGACCTGCTGATCCACGACGCCCAGTACACCGAGGATGATATGAAACGGACCCGGGGCTGGGGGCATTCCACCTTCCTGGAAGTGATCAAGCTGGCCGAGGACGCCGGTGTAAAGTCGCTGGGCTTCCACCATCATGACCCGGAACGCAGCGACCGGCAGTTGGAGCAGATAATAGGGGAGATGAAGGCCAACACCAAGATCCACATCTTTGGGGCCCGGGAAGGCGAAAAACTGGAGGTCTGA